One genomic segment of Styela clava chromosome 3, kaStyClav1.hap1.2, whole genome shotgun sequence includes these proteins:
- the LOC120342934 gene encoding glutaminase kidney isoform, mitochondrial-like isoform X2 encodes MKLINNSFRLFQFGLQSKTHHRRFCGYNIFRIHQCQTDFKQVRLFSKLNYEVPDTDLRLISDTIFEIYKDNANEIQLSTLHNALLEQGIRCKTDPRFSTFQTNLADWKESKKSENLDGTKCNKDELFSLIGDSTCLEVITKTLGRQCIIPDFQSFSSKIHAIFDSVRHCDTGSLAKEDPTKFGMSLCTVDGQRIAIGDAEIPFCLQSCMKPFQYAIAVSNYTSQYVHQHIGKEPSGNMFNAIMLNQEDQPHNPMINAGALVVCSLIKPELPVAERYVHVQNIISDMAAGEYTSFHNAVFQSEKATSYRNFALAYLLKEKNCFADGTSVEETVDLYLQLCAFKMTCSSASVAAATLANGGVCPLKPERRILNSDAVRNTLALMHSCGMYDYSGVFAFHVGLPAKSGVAGGLMLVIPKVMGVTIWSPLLDEKGNSMRGLEFCRELVEQYNLHAYDNLRYSERKSDPRVLKRALTDNEICLLSSYAQLKSIERQHTHHLNLV; translated from the exons ATGAAGTTAATTAATAATTCGTTTCGTCTTTTCCAATTTGGACTCCAATCTAAAACACACCACCGTAGGTTTTGTGGATACAATATTTTCAGAATACACCAATGCCAAACAGATTTCAAACAAGTCAG GTTATTTTCCAAACTTAATTATGAAGTTCCAGACACTGATTTGAGATTGATATCagacacaatatttgaaatatataaagacaATGCGAATGAAATACAATTATCAACCCTGCACAAT GCGTTGCTCGAACAAGGTATAAGGTGTAAAACAGATCCCAGATTCTCaacttttcaaacaaatttagcaGATTGGAAAGAaagtaaaaaatctgaaaactTGGATGGAACTAAATGTAATAAAGATGAATTATTCAG TTTAATAGGTGACAGCACTTGTCTGGAAGTGATAACCAAAACTCTGGGACGTCAGTGCATCATTCCAGACTTTCAATCATTCTCTTCCAAGATTCATGCAATATTTGACTCAGTTAGGCATTGTGACACTGGCTCG CTAGCAAAAGAAGATCCCACGAAGTTTGGAATGTCATTATGTACTGTTGATGGTCAAAG AATAGCTATCGGCGATGCTGAAATACCTTTTTGTCTACAGTCATGTATGAAGCCATTCCAGTATGCAATTGCAGTATCGAATTATACATCACAATATGTTCATCAACATATTGGGAAGGAACCAAGTGGAAATATGTTTAATGCAATCATGTTAAATCAAGAGG ACCAACCACACAATCCTATGATAAATGCTGGGGCACTAGTAGTGTGTTCACTAATAAAACCTGAACTTCCAGTGGCTGAGAGATATGTTCAT gttcaaaatattattagtGATATGGCCGCAGGTGAATACACATCATTCCACAATGCTGTATTTCAATCTGAAAAGGCAACATCATACCGGAACTTTGCTCTTGCTtatttattaaaagaaaaaaat TGTTTCGCTGATGGTACATCTGTAGAAGAGACAGTGGATTTATATTTGCAACTATGTGCATTTAAAATGACATGTTCATCTGCATCTGTGGCAGCTGCTACTCTAGCCAATGGTGGTGTTTGTCCTTTGAAACCAGAAAGAAGGATATTAAACTCTGATGCAGTGCGGAATACACTGGCATTGATGCACTCCTGTGGGATGTACGACTATTCTGGTGTTTTTGCCTTTCAT GTGGGACTCCCGGCAAAGTCTGGTGTCGCAGGTGGCTTAATGCTTGTTATTCCAAAAGTGATGGGAGTTACAATATGGAGTCCTCTGCTAGATGAAAAAG GCAATAGCATGAGAGGATTGGAATTTTGCAGAGAACTTGTTGAACAATACAACCTCCATGCTTATGACAACTTGAGATATTCGGAAAGGAAAAGTGATCCAAGAGTTTTGAAGCGTGCTCTAACC gatAACGAAATTTGCCTTTTGTCATCATATGCACAACTCAAGTCAATTGAACGCCAGCATACACACCATCTCAACCTTGTGTAA
- the LOC120342934 gene encoding glutaminase kidney isoform, mitochondrial-like isoform X1: MKLINNSFRLFQFGLQSKTHHRRFCGYNIFRIHQCQTDFKQVRLFSKLNYEVPDTDLRLISDTIFEIYKDNANEIQLSTLHNALLEQGIRCKTDPRFSTFQTNLADWKESKKSENLDGTKCNKDELFSLIGDSTCLEVITKTLGRQCIIPDFQSFSSKIHAIFDSVRHCDTGSLASYIPQLAKEDPTKFGMSLCTVDGQRIAIGDAEIPFCLQSCMKPFQYAIAVSNYTSQYVHQHIGKEPSGNMFNAIMLNQEDQPHNPMINAGALVVCSLIKPELPVAERYVHVQNIISDMAAGEYTSFHNAVFQSEKATSYRNFALAYLLKEKNCFADGTSVEETVDLYLQLCAFKMTCSSASVAAATLANGGVCPLKPERRILNSDAVRNTLALMHSCGMYDYSGVFAFHVGLPAKSGVAGGLMLVIPKVMGVTIWSPLLDEKGNSMRGLEFCRELVEQYNLHAYDNLRYSERKSDPRVLKRALTDNEICLLSSYAQLKSIERQHTHHLNLV, encoded by the exons ATGAAGTTAATTAATAATTCGTTTCGTCTTTTCCAATTTGGACTCCAATCTAAAACACACCACCGTAGGTTTTGTGGATACAATATTTTCAGAATACACCAATGCCAAACAGATTTCAAACAAGTCAG GTTATTTTCCAAACTTAATTATGAAGTTCCAGACACTGATTTGAGATTGATATCagacacaatatttgaaatatataaagacaATGCGAATGAAATACAATTATCAACCCTGCACAAT GCGTTGCTCGAACAAGGTATAAGGTGTAAAACAGATCCCAGATTCTCaacttttcaaacaaatttagcaGATTGGAAAGAaagtaaaaaatctgaaaactTGGATGGAACTAAATGTAATAAAGATGAATTATTCAG TTTAATAGGTGACAGCACTTGTCTGGAAGTGATAACCAAAACTCTGGGACGTCAGTGCATCATTCCAGACTTTCAATCATTCTCTTCCAAGATTCATGCAATATTTGACTCAGTTAGGCATTGTGACACTGGCTCG ctTGCGTCTTATATTCCTCAGCTAGCAAAAGAAGATCCCACGAAGTTTGGAATGTCATTATGTACTGTTGATGGTCAAAG AATAGCTATCGGCGATGCTGAAATACCTTTTTGTCTACAGTCATGTATGAAGCCATTCCAGTATGCAATTGCAGTATCGAATTATACATCACAATATGTTCATCAACATATTGGGAAGGAACCAAGTGGAAATATGTTTAATGCAATCATGTTAAATCAAGAGG ACCAACCACACAATCCTATGATAAATGCTGGGGCACTAGTAGTGTGTTCACTAATAAAACCTGAACTTCCAGTGGCTGAGAGATATGTTCAT gttcaaaatattattagtGATATGGCCGCAGGTGAATACACATCATTCCACAATGCTGTATTTCAATCTGAAAAGGCAACATCATACCGGAACTTTGCTCTTGCTtatttattaaaagaaaaaaat TGTTTCGCTGATGGTACATCTGTAGAAGAGACAGTGGATTTATATTTGCAACTATGTGCATTTAAAATGACATGTTCATCTGCATCTGTGGCAGCTGCTACTCTAGCCAATGGTGGTGTTTGTCCTTTGAAACCAGAAAGAAGGATATTAAACTCTGATGCAGTGCGGAATACACTGGCATTGATGCACTCCTGTGGGATGTACGACTATTCTGGTGTTTTTGCCTTTCAT GTGGGACTCCCGGCAAAGTCTGGTGTCGCAGGTGGCTTAATGCTTGTTATTCCAAAAGTGATGGGAGTTACAATATGGAGTCCTCTGCTAGATGAAAAAG GCAATAGCATGAGAGGATTGGAATTTTGCAGAGAACTTGTTGAACAATACAACCTCCATGCTTATGACAACTTGAGATATTCGGAAAGGAAAAGTGATCCAAGAGTTTTGAAGCGTGCTCTAACC gatAACGAAATTTGCCTTTTGTCATCATATGCACAACTCAAGTCAATTGAACGCCAGCATACACACCATCTCAACCTTGTGTAA
- the LOC120342934 gene encoding glutaminase kidney isoform, mitochondrial-like isoform X3 — translation MKLINNSFRLFQFGLQSKTHHRRFCGYNIFRIHQCQTDFKQVRLFSKLNYEVPDTDLRLISDTIFEIYKDNANEIQLSTLHNALLEQGIRCKTDPRFSTFQTNLADWKESKKSENLDGTKCNKDELFSLIGDSTCLEVITKTLGRQCIIPDFQSFSSKIHAIFDSVRHCDTGSSCMKPFQYAIAVSNYTSQYVHQHIGKEPSGNMFNAIMLNQEDQPHNPMINAGALVVCSLIKPELPVAERYVHVQNIISDMAAGEYTSFHNAVFQSEKATSYRNFALAYLLKEKNCFADGTSVEETVDLYLQLCAFKMTCSSASVAAATLANGGVCPLKPERRILNSDAVRNTLALMHSCGMYDYSGVFAFHVGLPAKSGVAGGLMLVIPKVMGVTIWSPLLDEKGNSMRGLEFCRELVEQYNLHAYDNLRYSERKSDPRVLKRALTDNEICLLSSYAQLKSIERQHTHHLNLV, via the exons ATGAAGTTAATTAATAATTCGTTTCGTCTTTTCCAATTTGGACTCCAATCTAAAACACACCACCGTAGGTTTTGTGGATACAATATTTTCAGAATACACCAATGCCAAACAGATTTCAAACAAGTCAG GTTATTTTCCAAACTTAATTATGAAGTTCCAGACACTGATTTGAGATTGATATCagacacaatatttgaaatatataaagacaATGCGAATGAAATACAATTATCAACCCTGCACAAT GCGTTGCTCGAACAAGGTATAAGGTGTAAAACAGATCCCAGATTCTCaacttttcaaacaaatttagcaGATTGGAAAGAaagtaaaaaatctgaaaactTGGATGGAACTAAATGTAATAAAGATGAATTATTCAG TTTAATAGGTGACAGCACTTGTCTGGAAGTGATAACCAAAACTCTGGGACGTCAGTGCATCATTCCAGACTTTCAATCATTCTCTTCCAAGATTCATGCAATATTTGACTCAGTTAGGCATTGTGACACTGGCTCG TCATGTATGAAGCCATTCCAGTATGCAATTGCAGTATCGAATTATACATCACAATATGTTCATCAACATATTGGGAAGGAACCAAGTGGAAATATGTTTAATGCAATCATGTTAAATCAAGAGG ACCAACCACACAATCCTATGATAAATGCTGGGGCACTAGTAGTGTGTTCACTAATAAAACCTGAACTTCCAGTGGCTGAGAGATATGTTCAT gttcaaaatattattagtGATATGGCCGCAGGTGAATACACATCATTCCACAATGCTGTATTTCAATCTGAAAAGGCAACATCATACCGGAACTTTGCTCTTGCTtatttattaaaagaaaaaaat TGTTTCGCTGATGGTACATCTGTAGAAGAGACAGTGGATTTATATTTGCAACTATGTGCATTTAAAATGACATGTTCATCTGCATCTGTGGCAGCTGCTACTCTAGCCAATGGTGGTGTTTGTCCTTTGAAACCAGAAAGAAGGATATTAAACTCTGATGCAGTGCGGAATACACTGGCATTGATGCACTCCTGTGGGATGTACGACTATTCTGGTGTTTTTGCCTTTCAT GTGGGACTCCCGGCAAAGTCTGGTGTCGCAGGTGGCTTAATGCTTGTTATTCCAAAAGTGATGGGAGTTACAATATGGAGTCCTCTGCTAGATGAAAAAG GCAATAGCATGAGAGGATTGGAATTTTGCAGAGAACTTGTTGAACAATACAACCTCCATGCTTATGACAACTTGAGATATTCGGAAAGGAAAAGTGATCCAAGAGTTTTGAAGCGTGCTCTAACC gatAACGAAATTTGCCTTTTGTCATCATATGCACAACTCAAGTCAATTGAACGCCAGCATACACACCATCTCAACCTTGTGTAA